A genomic segment from Phycisphaerae bacterium encodes:
- the tilS gene encoding tRNA lysidine(34) synthetase TilS yields the protein MIRTLAQELLMEEVIRPDDFLVVGVSGGPDSMALLHILQDLNRIAKWSLRLHLAHLDHQLRPEEGEMDAAFVQAAADSLGLPLSVDRRDVARIAQERRESVEETGRRERYDFFERVCLQVGARLVAVGHQADDNAETVLHRVLRGTGIRGLSGIPRRRPLTTESNITVVRPLLRLTRQQLLAYLSDSGIAYREDHTNALREPMRNRIRNEVMPLLEREINPQVREALNRLGEQAQWMESFLRETVQRTFETLIVAHTDQSLVLNAEVMARKSRIVQTELVRLAYRSFGLGEQDLTFGHIMSAFELLGEGGAGKQVQFPGGVTVERRYHQLHFSLPRDEPREDIAEEVAVHVPGTTVLPRRRLEIECVIRHAAAEDIHALRRAGGGQQEFLDLSSVHLPLVIRTRRAGDRFCPLGAPGSKKLSDFLSDIKVDTDDRRNIALLCDQLGPIWVIGFRIDDRVKLTELTRDVLHVQARSLET from the coding sequence ATGATCCGGACACTCGCGCAGGAACTGTTGATGGAGGAGGTCATCCGGCCGGATGATTTCCTCGTGGTGGGCGTCTCCGGCGGGCCGGATTCCATGGCCTTGCTGCACATCCTGCAAGACTTGAACCGCATCGCAAAGTGGTCGCTGCGCCTCCACCTGGCCCATCTGGATCATCAACTCCGCCCTGAGGAGGGAGAGATGGACGCAGCGTTCGTACAGGCGGCGGCCGACAGCCTGGGGCTGCCCCTTTCGGTGGACCGGCGCGACGTGGCTCGCATCGCCCAGGAGCGGCGGGAGAGCGTCGAGGAAACTGGAAGGCGCGAGCGATATGACTTCTTCGAGCGCGTCTGCCTGCAAGTGGGGGCGAGACTCGTGGCCGTGGGCCACCAGGCCGACGACAACGCCGAAACCGTCCTCCATCGGGTGCTTCGCGGGACGGGGATCCGCGGGCTTTCGGGAATCCCCCGCCGCAGACCCCTAACGACGGAAAGCAATATCACGGTTGTCCGGCCGCTTCTGCGACTCACACGGCAGCAACTGCTGGCGTACCTGTCAGATTCGGGGATCGCCTACCGCGAGGACCATACCAACGCCCTCCGCGAACCGATGCGCAACCGCATCCGTAACGAAGTCATGCCCCTGCTCGAGCGGGAGATCAATCCGCAGGTCCGCGAGGCGCTCAACCGGCTCGGCGAGCAGGCCCAGTGGATGGAGAGCTTTCTCCGGGAGACCGTGCAGCGAACCTTCGAGACGCTGATCGTGGCCCACACGGACCAGTCGCTCGTATTGAACGCGGAGGTCATGGCTCGCAAGAGCCGCATTGTGCAGACGGAACTGGTACGCCTGGCTTATCGGTCCTTCGGCCTGGGGGAGCAGGATCTGACGTTCGGGCACATCATGTCGGCGTTCGAGCTTCTTGGGGAAGGCGGTGCGGGAAAGCAGGTCCAGTTCCCCGGAGGGGTAACGGTTGAGCGCCGCTATCACCAGTTACATTTCTCCCTGCCGCGCGATGAGCCGCGCGAAGATATTGCCGAGGAAGTCGCGGTTCATGTACCCGGCACGACCGTGCTGCCTCGCAGGCGGCTGGAGATTGAATGTGTGATTCGCCATGCCGCGGCCGAGGATATTCACGCCCTTCGCCGCGCCGGCGGCGGACAGCAGGAATTCCTCGATCTTTCTTCGGTGCACCTGCCGCTGGTGATCCGTACGCGGCGGGCCGGAGACCGCTTCTGTCCGCTGGGTGCCCCTGGTTCGAAAAAGCTCTCGGATTTTCTCAGCGACATCAAAGTGGACACGGACGACCGGCGTAACATCGCCCTGCTTTGCGACCAGCTCGGACCGATCTGGGTGATCGGCTTCCGGATCGATGACCGCGTGAAGCTCACTGAACTGACCCGGGATGTGCTGCACGTTCAGGCCCGATCGCTCGAAACGTGA
- the lpdA gene encoding dihydrolipoyl dehydrogenase, which produces MVVGEFTQETDLLVIGGGPGGYHAAFRAAENGIQTTIVESMPALGGICLHEGCIPSKTYLSMVETIHTAALYKERGIQFNKPKIDLDGVRGWKEQVVGKLSGGLDQQAKKYGVERLTGTARFEDGKQIVVEGKEMLHVRFKRAIVATGSKSIHLKGVQIDSPRVLTSRTALDVADIPKTLLVIGGGYIGLELGQVYAGLGSKVTVVEMLDGILPGADRDLVRPLAKRLDEQFEQICLETKVTAMKEVKDGIELEFEGKNVPKSKKFEKVLVSVGRRPNSEGLKLDKAGVEVDSRGFIKVDDQFKTTAQRVYAIGDVIGNPMLAHKAAHEGMVLADRLAGKKAAFDPRAIPAVVFTDPEIAWAGLTEEEAKADKRDIVIKKLPWSASGRAVALGRTDGVTKLIFDKGTNRLLGIGMAGVHVGEMIAEGVVALEMGAVAHDVAASIHPHPTLSETIMEAANMLHG; this is translated from the coding sequence ATGGTAGTCGGCGAATTCACGCAGGAGACGGACCTTCTGGTCATCGGCGGCGGTCCGGGCGGCTACCACGCCGCTTTTCGCGCCGCGGAGAACGGCATCCAGACAACCATCGTCGAGTCCATGCCCGCCCTCGGCGGTATCTGCCTGCACGAAGGATGCATTCCCTCGAAGACCTATCTGTCGATGGTCGAGACCATTCACACCGCCGCCCTTTACAAGGAACGGGGCATCCAGTTCAACAAGCCCAAGATCGACCTCGACGGCGTCCGCGGCTGGAAAGAGCAGGTGGTCGGCAAACTCTCCGGCGGGCTGGATCAGCAGGCCAAGAAATACGGCGTGGAGCGGCTCACGGGCACCGCCCGGTTCGAGGACGGCAAGCAGATCGTTGTTGAGGGCAAAGAGATGCTGCACGTCCGCTTCAAGCGGGCCATCGTCGCCACGGGGTCGAAATCGATCCACCTCAAGGGCGTGCAGATCGACTCCCCGCGCGTGCTCACCTCGCGGACGGCGCTCGATGTGGCCGACATCCCCAAGACGCTGCTGGTCATCGGCGGCGGATACATCGGGCTGGAACTCGGACAGGTCTACGCCGGTCTCGGTTCCAAGGTCACGGTGGTGGAAATGCTCGACGGCATTCTCCCCGGAGCGGACCGCGACCTCGTGCGACCGCTGGCCAAACGCCTGGACGAGCAGTTCGAACAGATCTGCCTGGAAACCAAGGTAACGGCCATGAAGGAGGTCAAGGACGGCATCGAGCTCGAATTCGAAGGCAAGAACGTCCCCAAGTCGAAAAAGTTCGAAAAAGTGCTCGTTTCCGTCGGGCGGCGTCCAAATTCCGAAGGGCTGAAACTCGACAAGGCGGGCGTCGAAGTCGATTCCCGCGGATTCATCAAGGTCGATGACCAGTTCAAAACGACGGCCCAGCGCGTCTACGCCATCGGCGATGTCATTGGCAATCCCATGCTCGCGCACAAGGCAGCCCACGAGGGGATGGTCCTGGCCGACCGGCTCGCGGGTAAAAAGGCGGCGTTCGATCCTCGTGCGATTCCGGCCGTGGTGTTCACCGACCCGGAAATCGCCTGGGCGGGGCTCACCGAGGAAGAAGCCAAAGCCGACAAACGGGACATCGTCATCAAGAAGCTGCCCTGGTCCGCGTCGGGTCGAGCCGTGGCCCTGGGTCGCACCGACGGTGTCACCAAGCTCATTTTCGACAAGGGGACGAACCGCCTGCTGGGCATCGGCATGGCCGGCGTTCACGTCGGAGAGATGATCGCCGAAGGCGTGGTCGCTCTGGAGATGGGCGCGGTCGCCCACGACGTGGCCGCGTCGATCCATCCCCATCCGACTCTCTCGGAGACGATCATGGAAGCTGCCAACATGCTGCATGGTTAG